A single Streptomyces sannanensis DNA region contains:
- a CDS encoding amino acid ABC transporter ATP-binding protein codes for MTTAAIEIQGLRKSFGDREVLRGIDFTVDPGEVVCVIGPSGSGKSTLLRCVNLLEEPTSGKVTVAGTDLTDPDVDIDRVRRRIGMVFQQFNLFPHLNVLENLTIAQRRVLGRSKEEAGRIARENLAKVGLADRGSSYPAQLSGGQQQRVAIARALSMGPSLMLFDEPTSALDPELVGEVLGVMRTLADEGMTMMVVTHEMGFARDVADRVVFMDDGSVVEEGRPEDVLGSPSHPRTRSFLARVLRPASDGG; via the coding sequence ATGACGACCGCGGCGATCGAGATCCAGGGGCTGCGCAAGTCGTTCGGCGACCGGGAAGTGCTGCGCGGCATCGACTTCACCGTCGACCCGGGCGAGGTGGTCTGCGTGATCGGCCCCTCGGGCTCCGGCAAGTCCACCCTGCTGCGCTGTGTGAACCTGCTTGAGGAGCCCACCAGCGGAAAGGTGACCGTCGCCGGCACCGACCTCACCGACCCGGATGTCGACATCGACCGGGTGCGCCGCCGGATCGGCATGGTCTTCCAGCAGTTCAACCTCTTTCCGCATCTGAACGTCCTGGAGAACCTCACGATCGCCCAGCGCCGGGTGCTCGGGCGGAGCAAGGAGGAAGCGGGCCGGATCGCGCGCGAGAACCTCGCCAAGGTCGGTCTCGCCGACCGCGGGAGCAGCTATCCCGCACAGCTCTCGGGCGGTCAGCAGCAGCGTGTCGCCATCGCCCGGGCCCTGTCCATGGGGCCCTCGCTGATGCTGTTCGACGAGCCGACCAGCGCGCTCGACCCGGAACTCGTGGGAGAGGTGCTGGGTGTCATGCGCACACTCGCCGACGAAGGCATGACGATGATGGTCGTCACCCATGAGATGGGTTTCGCCCGCGATGTCGCAGATCGTGTGGTGTTCATGGACGACGGTTCGGTGGTGGAGGAGGGCCGCCCGGAGGACGTGCTGGGCAGCCCGAGCCACCCTCGCACACGTTCCTTCCTCGCCCGTGTGCTCAGGCCCGCTTCAGACGGAGGGTGA